From a single Solanum dulcamara chromosome 4, daSolDulc1.2, whole genome shotgun sequence genomic region:
- the LOC129885219 gene encoding transcription factor bHLH111, translating to MSEKSILEYTNLANNNNNPNCYLMSQNWWPQVDNNNNSNIFHPISTNSSLSSCNTNRSSSCEEDVISISNNNNGNSATNNNLHRYQFLLGVDHENNSSLISGEIAANSDDHHNHLIWSQLLLSNSTTSGTSGSINTKNLLENNMEMSLLDGGSTTTTLITSKSCFDHNQMVNNHDDDDDYSFHPYSNLLGRPFNYYTNNNTNNNNNDDDMDSMFPLRSDDQIAHQDQVDKSRNLASICFGGYLSNKPLVDFKPSLKTLNLAQHKKNGLQQPSLSKSRGTISTCNTLKRSNGRAQEYYPSDGKKRKLEDNSETNSKRQKNESSAVSSAKIQVPKVKLADKITALQQIVSPFGKTDTASVLWETINYVRFLQEQIQLLSHAYMKSNTCKERYWGGFEGKEVDLRSKGLCLVPISCTPQIYHDTNNGSDYLIPSYRGCLYR from the exons ATGTCTGAAAAATCCATTCTTGAGTACACCAATTtagccaacaacaacaataatccaAATTGCTATTTGATGTCACAAAATTGGTGGCCACAAGTagacaataataacaatagtaatattTTTCATCCAATTTCTACTAATTCATCTTTGTCTTCATGTAATACAAATAGAAGTTCATCATGTGAAGAAGATGTTATATCTAtttctaataataataatggaaaTAGTGCAACAAATAATAATCTTCATCGATATCAATTTCTACTTGGTGTTGATCATGAGAATAATAGTTCTTTGATTAGTGGAGAAATTGCTGCTAATTCTGATGATCATCACAATCACCTTATTTGGAGCCAACTTCTCTT AAGCAACTCTACTACCAGTGGAACAAGTGGGAGCATTAATACTAAAAATCTATTGGAAAACAATATGGAGATGAGCTTATTAGATGGgggatcaacaacaacaaccttaaTCACCTCTAAATCTTGTTTTGATCACAATCAAATGGTTAATaatcatgatgatgatgatgattacTCATTTCATCCTTATAGTAATCTTCTTGGGAGGccatttaattattatacaaataataatactaacaataataataatgatgatgatatggaCTCAATGTTTCCCTTGAGAAGTGATGATCAAATTGCACATCAAGATCAAGTTGATAAGTCAAGAAACTTGGCtagtatttgttttggtggctATTTAAGCAATAAGCCATTGGTGGACTTTAAACCAAGTCTCAAAACTTTGAATTTGGCACAACATAAGAAGAATGGGCTCCAACAACCTTCTCTA AGCAAGTCTAGGGGTACAATATCAACATGCAACACATTGAAGAGAAGCAATGGAAGAGCACAAGAATATTATCCAAGTGATGGAAAAAAGAGGAAATTAGAAGATAATTCAGAGACTAAttcaaaaagacaaaaaaatgaaaGCTCTGCAGTTTCATCTGCAAAG atacaagttccaaaagtgAAGCTTGCAGACAAAATTACAGCTCTCCAACAAATTGTCTCCCCATTTGGAAAG ACTGATACTGCATCCGTTTTATGGGAAACAATCAACTATGTTAGATTCTTACAAGAGCAAATACAG CTACTGAGCCATGCCTACATGAAGAGCAATACATGCAAG GAAAGGTATTGGGGAGGATTTGAGGGAAAAGAAGTTGATTTGAGGAGCAAAGGACTTTGTTTAGTCCCCATTTCATGTACCCctcaaatatatcatgatactAATAATGGATCTGATTATTTAATCCCATCATATAGAGGATGTTTGTATAGATAA